From Fibrobacter sp., the proteins below share one genomic window:
- a CDS encoding glycosyltransferase, producing the protein MRVVFFIHSLISDWNHGNAHFLRGVLTELAIRGHEVKVFEPEDSWSVRSLLEEEGEKLEGIVSEFRLFYPGLESIRYSAALLDLDKALDGADLVIVHEWNDKEIIGRIGDHRKLNTGYRLLFHDTHHRSVTAPETMGSFDLSGYDGVLAFGEIVRSIYVRNCWAQRAWVWHEAADVRVFRPIPDLDGEGDIVWIGNWGDEERSEELDRYLFSPVNDLGLKCRIYGVRYPEKALSVLREKGIEYGGWTPNYLVPRIFSGFRMTVHIPRRPYVRALPGIPTIRVFEALSCCIPLICSPWEDCEGLFRAGKDYLLARDSNDMKEKMKLLINDRDAAMEIALTGLETVLKRHTCVHRVDELLRICGELGINKEAVAKGEKNGCKRA; encoded by the coding sequence ATGAGGGTAGTTTTCTTTATCCATTCACTGATCTCCGACTGGAACCATGGAAATGCCCATTTCCTTAGGGGGGTATTGACTGAACTGGCAATCCGAGGGCATGAGGTAAAGGTTTTTGAGCCTGAGGATTCCTGGAGTGTGAGGAGTCTTCTTGAGGAGGAGGGTGAGAAACTCGAGGGAATTGTTTCAGAGTTCAGGCTTTTTTACCCCGGTCTGGAGAGTATCCGTTACAGTGCCGCACTTCTTGACCTTGACAAAGCGCTCGATGGGGCGGATCTGGTGATAGTGCATGAGTGGAATGATAAAGAGATCATAGGCAGGATAGGCGATCATCGCAAACTCAACACCGGATATCGTCTGCTTTTCCATGATACACATCATCGGAGTGTAACCGCGCCTGAGACGATGGGCAGTTTTGATCTTTCGGGCTACGACGGAGTACTTGCATTTGGGGAAATTGTCAGAAGTATATATGTGAGGAACTGCTGGGCACAGAGAGCCTGGGTGTGGCATGAGGCTGCGGATGTGCGGGTGTTCAGGCCTATTCCAGACTTGGATGGGGAGGGGGATATTGTATGGATCGGTAACTGGGGTGATGAGGAGCGCAGCGAGGAGCTTGACAGATATCTTTTCAGTCCTGTAAATGATCTGGGTTTAAAGTGCAGGATTTATGGTGTTCGCTATCCTGAGAAGGCTTTAAGTGTTCTCAGGGAGAAGGGGATTGAGTACGGAGGTTGGACTCCCAATTATCTTGTGCCAAGGATATTTTCCGGCTTTCGCATGACTGTGCATATTCCCCGCAGGCCATACGTGCGGGCGCTTCCCGGCATTCCCACAATAAGGGTATTTGAGGCGCTTTCCTGTTGTATTCCGCTGATTTGTTCTCCGTGGGAGGATTGTGAAGGTTTGTTCAGGGCTGGAAAGGATTATCTGCTGGCAAGGGATAGCAACGATATGAAAGAGAAGATGAAGTTATTGATAAATGACAGGGATGCCGCGATGGAGATCGCTTTAACGGGGCTGGAGACGGTTTTAAAGAGGCACACCTGTGTTCACAGGGTTGATGAGCTGCTGAGGATCTGTGGGGAACTGGGAATTAACAAAGAAGCGGTGGCAAAAGGAGAGAAAAATGGCTGTAAAAGGGCTTGA